The proteins below are encoded in one region of Chloroflexota bacterium:
- a CDS encoding glycosyltransferase family 2 protein, with translation MVDAVVVAHGSGARARRCINALRHSSQPPGRIVLVDTSADGAALAAISDAGPWVHPFARPDNPGYGAAANDGIAATDAAYVLVMNDDVFVDRDAIEHLVRHAESAPDVACVGPEFRNVDGSRQEGAFRFPGVAQAAIDTWPAPAWLRRGRLNGRVAADGVPVDIDHPLGACMLLRRLAVDLIGGFSPDYWMYCEEIDLCRRLKDYGWRVAHVPAARVWHVGGASTSEQPDRMLAQLYRSRVRWYRTHTPPPVARAALAAMRWGLRARSAMDEAAGRSVTGLAGALAALDES, from the coding sequence ATGGTTGACGCGGTTGTAGTGGCCCATGGCAGCGGCGCTCGAGCGCGCCGCTGCATCAATGCGCTGCGCCACAGCTCGCAGCCGCCAGGGCGGATTGTGCTCGTCGACACGTCGGCCGACGGCGCCGCGCTGGCGGCCATCAGCGACGCCGGGCCGTGGGTGCACCCCTTCGCGCGCCCGGACAACCCCGGCTACGGCGCGGCCGCGAACGACGGCATCGCCGCCACGGACGCGGCCTACGTGCTGGTCATGAACGACGACGTGTTCGTTGACCGCGACGCCATCGAGCACCTCGTGAGGCACGCCGAATCGGCGCCCGACGTTGCGTGCGTCGGTCCCGAATTCAGGAATGTCGACGGATCGCGTCAGGAGGGGGCGTTTCGCTTTCCCGGCGTGGCGCAAGCCGCCATTGACACCTGGCCCGCGCCGGCGTGGCTGCGGCGCGGGCGCCTGAACGGGCGCGTGGCGGCGGACGGCGTCCCCGTGGACATCGATCATCCGCTGGGCGCCTGCATGTTGCTGCGGCGACTGGCCGTGGATCTCATCGGCGGCTTCTCGCCGGACTACTGGATGTATTGCGAGGAGATCGACCTCTGCCGGCGGCTCAAGGACTACGGCTGGCGCGTGGCGCACGTGCCGGCAGCGCGGGTGTGGCACGTCGGCGGCGCCAGCACCAGCGAACAGCCGGACCGCATGCTGGCGCAGCTCTACCGGAGCCGAGTGCGCTGGTACCGCACGCACACGCCGCCGCCGGTGGCCAGGGCGGCGCTGGCGGCCATGCGCTGGGGGCTGCGAGCACGATCGGCCATGGATGAAGCCGCCGGCCGGTCGGTGACGGGCCTTGCCGGCGCGCTGGCGGCCCTCGACGAATCGTGA
- a CDS encoding glycosyltransferase family 2 protein: protein MSRPAPLSAVVIAAGEAANIEPCLQTLAWCDERLVMDAFSADGTPSAAPAGTRVVERRFTTFAAQRQDALARAAYDWVFFVDADERVSDTLAAEVRGRAGREAHAAYDVPRLNRIFGHWMRGSGWAPDHQLRVMDRRRVSYPVERAVHEVPDVDGSIGVIEAPLVHHSYRTIREFRRRQRRYARMEANSLYRAGVRRRRTAVVAQPLREIRRRLVEYNGYRDGWVGVQLALLMAEYEWRLQRGLARRWRRGAASG from the coding sequence GTGAGCCGCCCGGCGCCGCTGAGCGCAGTCGTGATCGCCGCGGGCGAGGCGGCCAACATCGAGCCCTGCCTGCAGACGCTTGCCTGGTGCGACGAGCGCCTGGTGATGGACGCCTTCAGCGCCGACGGCACGCCGTCAGCCGCCCCGGCTGGAACTCGCGTGGTCGAACGTCGTTTCACCACGTTCGCCGCCCAACGGCAGGACGCCCTGGCCCGCGCCGCCTACGACTGGGTGTTCTTCGTCGACGCCGACGAGCGCGTGTCCGACACGCTGGCCGCGGAAGTGCGCGGCCGCGCGGGACGCGAGGCACATGCGGCCTATGACGTGCCGCGTCTGAATCGAATCTTTGGCCACTGGATGCGCGGCAGCGGCTGGGCGCCCGACCATCAATTGCGGGTGATGGACCGTCGGCGCGTGAGCTACCCGGTCGAGCGCGCGGTGCATGAAGTGCCCGACGTCGACGGCAGCATCGGGGTGATCGAGGCGCCGCTGGTCCACCACAGCTATCGCACGATCCGAGAGTTTCGCCGCCGGCAGCGGCGCTACGCGCGGATGGAGGCAAACAGCCTGTACCGGGCTGGCGTGCGACGCCGACGCACCGCAGTCGTGGCGCAACCCTTGCGTGAAATCCGGCGTCGGCTGGTCGAATACAACGGATACCGCGACGGCTGGGTGGGCGTGCAACTGGCGCTGCTGATGGCCGAGTACGAGTGGCGCCTGCAGCGCGGACTGGCCCGGCGCTGGCGTCGCGGCGCCGCGTCGGGTTGA
- a CDS encoding glycosyltransferase family 2 protein: MRVSAVVVTHQSAGHIGACLEALQAEGDGELEIIVVDNRSSDGTAEKVREQFPAVTLHVTHRNVGYGAAANIGIGLAGGDPILVLNADAIVERGTIAAVRARLDADSSLGCVSPIHVGADNGNKSPARAFPSIGAAIADGTMLERWLRRSAVLRSYYRDAAPLDAPPDWLDGACLAFRARALRDVGGFDAGYFMYSEELDLHRALRSAGWTCAVEESARVRHVGSASAGRDLVARERNFFRSRYRFAGKMWGRPFAVFLRLFVALVNLLRLAEQLMRLLLRRGAPSPRVEARRIARVTLWQWFGWRR; this comes from the coding sequence ATGCGGGTGTCCGCGGTTGTGGTGACGCACCAATCGGCGGGTCACATCGGCGCATGTCTCGAGGCGCTGCAGGCTGAGGGTGATGGCGAGCTCGAAATCATCGTGGTCGACAATCGGTCAAGCGATGGCACCGCCGAGAAGGTGCGCGAGCAATTCCCGGCTGTGACGCTGCACGTCACCCACCGGAATGTCGGCTACGGCGCCGCCGCGAATATCGGCATCGGTCTCGCCGGCGGCGATCCCATCCTGGTCCTCAATGCCGACGCGATCGTCGAGCGCGGGACGATCGCGGCCGTCCGAGCCCGGCTCGACGCCGACTCCAGCCTTGGGTGCGTGAGTCCGATCCACGTGGGCGCCGACAACGGGAACAAGTCCCCGGCCCGCGCGTTTCCTTCCATCGGCGCCGCGATTGCGGACGGCACCATGCTGGAACGATGGCTGCGAAGATCGGCCGTGTTGCGGTCCTACTATCGCGACGCCGCCCCGCTCGACGCGCCCCCGGATTGGCTCGACGGCGCCTGTCTCGCGTTCCGCGCCCGAGCCTTGCGCGACGTAGGCGGATTCGACGCGGGGTATTTCATGTATTCCGAGGAGCTCGATCTGCACCGGGCGCTGCGGTCGGCTGGATGGACCTGCGCCGTCGAGGAATCCGCGCGGGTGCGGCATGTGGGCAGCGCGTCGGCGGGACGCGATCTTGTGGCCCGTGAGCGCAATTTCTTCCGGAGTCGCTATCGGTTCGCGGGCAAGATGTGGGGGCGCCCCTTCGCCGTGTTTCTGCGCCTATTCGTGGCCCTCGTCAATCTTCTGAGGCTGGCCGAGCAGCTCATGCGGTTGCTGCTGCGTCGCGGTGCGCCTTCGCCTCGCGTGGAGGCCCGGCGCATCGCGCGCGTCACGCTGTGGCAGTGGTTCGGCTGGCGCCGCTAG
- a CDS encoding glycosyltransferase family 4 protein, translating to MPAPTRRILFVTAEFPPRRGGIADHVIRLRSSLEDLGARTYVATEAVSRDSPVDRVYRLAPCPWLRQIVTVLRLVRRFRNDIVHIQYQAGAFDSALQAPLMPWALRLMGFSGLVVVTFHDLAEPFVFPRAGPLRRRAVDLLRGWADVCIYVDALDRARVSARIPGEWRRSQFIPAGPTIEPPPSLGTREEARRDLGLPADAFLVGFFGFRQAGKGLETLAAAMQSPTLANCGARLALIGGAGPDVSTRRAAALVPPSTFAGVNVLEPGYLEASEISRWLRACDVAALPYDDGLSTRRGSFMVAAAHGLPVVTTTPVRPDLLDVRPGEVAFTPVRDPESLAAALVRVRDDPEYRSTLEAGSRAVARRYSWRRIARQTLDAYGG from the coding sequence GTGCCCGCGCCGACGCGCCGGATTCTGTTCGTCACTGCTGAGTTTCCGCCGCGCCGCGGCGGGATTGCCGATCATGTGATCCGCTTGCGCTCGTCGCTCGAGGATTTGGGCGCGCGCACCTATGTGGCCACCGAGGCCGTGTCGCGGGACAGTCCCGTCGATCGCGTCTATCGCCTGGCGCCATGTCCCTGGCTCCGCCAGATCGTCACCGTTCTTCGGCTGGTGCGGCGATTCCGGAACGACATCGTGCATATTCAATACCAGGCCGGGGCCTTTGACTCGGCACTGCAAGCGCCACTCATGCCCTGGGCGCTGCGTCTGATGGGCTTTAGCGGCCTGGTCGTCGTCACGTTTCACGACCTGGCAGAGCCGTTTGTCTTTCCCCGCGCCGGCCCATTGCGCCGACGGGCCGTGGATCTACTGCGCGGCTGGGCAGACGTTTGCATTTACGTCGATGCCCTCGATCGCGCGCGCGTCAGCGCCCGTATACCGGGCGAGTGGCGTCGATCCCAGTTCATTCCGGCTGGGCCGACCATCGAGCCTCCCCCGTCGCTGGGAACGCGTGAGGAGGCTCGCCGCGACCTGGGCTTGCCGGCGGACGCCTTTCTCGTCGGATTCTTTGGCTTTCGGCAGGCGGGAAAGGGGCTGGAGACGCTGGCGGCCGCGATGCAAAGCCCGACCCTGGCGAACTGCGGCGCGCGGCTCGCGCTGATCGGAGGCGCGGGTCCGGATGTCAGCACGCGGCGAGCGGCAGCCCTGGTGCCACCGTCCACGTTCGCCGGCGTGAACGTGCTGGAGCCGGGGTACCTGGAGGCCTCCGAAATCTCGCGCTGGTTGCGCGCCTGCGACGTTGCGGCTCTGCCTTATGACGATGGGCTTTCGACGCGCCGCGGATCGTTCATGGTGGCGGCCGCTCATGGCCTGCCCGTGGTGACGACGACTCCCGTGCGGCCCGACCTGCTGGATGTGCGCCCCGGCGAGGTGGCGTTCACGCCGGTGCGCGATCCCGAGTCGCTGGCGGCGGCGTTGGTTCGTGTTCGCGACGACCCCGAGTACCGATCGACGCTCGAGGCGGGATCGCGCGCCGTGGCCCGCCGCTACTCCTGGCGCCGCATCGCACGTCAGACGCTCGATGCCTACGGCGGGTAG
- a CDS encoding glycosyltransferase family 39 protein gives MAPLVTPERAVLMLVVLGAGLRLWNLDGLGDFDFDEVAAIWYARAGLLDIVADLAAAPFEHPPLYYLALHVWIGWFGESEPIARALSIPFGLLLIPATYRLARCYAAAWPAVVAAVVVTTSPLLVFFSREARMYAPAALFAVLSLWLFERAMRSGRRRDWLGLAACVAAGSYFDFTVAIAVAAMVLALPWHWRRRRRRVLVFVAVGAASLAILLPWLILARGLHDSLPAFGTGDLTRGLLVEIARMAWLDLLVGMEEVRSGRLSTAFAVGAAALAVGGVAAVVIRRRGGLMLGFVASVVAFLVLLLIFDKAYQPRYLLPAIPAIGVLVAVAFDAAPRVPLRGLAATGVALVVLVGPVAASRAYFTDYVRGDYRSITTTIENLARPGRPGIDQTKFRDAVVLAGPWQGWFWRHYFPDFLDKVDVWLLPDEVPPAVGRLEVERKLGQAARNHNRVWVVLAGLEQADPDKLTETWLTRHLWQARSEVYRNGVLQLYMTHVHDFVKRKGQVNIDDDFEMAEMWFTGHRKDQGPREAGDGMRFSIRLEMPAPVDYDLRIRVWVEGPTGAVYSKEFYAQNFTGQRTSAWSPGEVHEVRTGLWIPAEAPPGTYQTFMGFVGPEGEGLPVSGEFALRTYVGQKGIWLGRTVFVSPSLGGPGGAESG, from the coding sequence ATGGCGCCCCTAGTGACGCCGGAGCGCGCGGTGCTGATGCTCGTGGTATTGGGGGCGGGCCTGCGCCTGTGGAACCTGGACGGGCTGGGCGACTTCGACTTCGACGAGGTTGCCGCCATCTGGTACGCGCGTGCCGGCTTGCTCGATATCGTGGCCGATCTGGCCGCGGCGCCGTTTGAGCATCCCCCGCTCTACTACCTGGCGCTGCACGTGTGGATCGGGTGGTTTGGCGAGTCCGAGCCGATCGCGCGGGCTCTTTCGATCCCGTTCGGGCTGCTGCTGATCCCCGCGACCTACCGCCTGGCCCGTTGCTATGCCGCAGCTTGGCCCGCGGTCGTCGCCGCCGTGGTCGTCACCACGTCACCGCTGCTGGTGTTCTTCAGCCGCGAAGCGCGGATGTATGCGCCCGCGGCCCTCTTCGCCGTGCTATCGCTCTGGCTGTTCGAGCGTGCCATGCGCTCCGGACGGCGGCGCGATTGGCTGGGGCTGGCCGCCTGCGTCGCGGCGGGCAGCTACTTCGACTTCACCGTGGCGATCGCGGTTGCCGCCATGGTGCTGGCCTTGCCCTGGCATTGGCGGCGTCGCCGGCGCCGCGTGCTGGTGTTCGTCGCCGTGGGCGCCGCGAGCCTGGCCATTCTGCTGCCCTGGCTGATCCTGGCGCGTGGGCTGCACGACAGCCTGCCGGCCTTTGGAACCGGCGATCTCACACGCGGCCTGCTGGTCGAGATTGCCCGAATGGCGTGGCTCGATCTGCTGGTCGGCATGGAGGAGGTCCGCAGCGGACGGCTCTCAACCGCGTTTGCCGTCGGCGCCGCGGCACTCGCCGTCGGCGGCGTCGCCGCCGTCGTCATCCGACGCCGTGGAGGGCTCATGCTCGGATTCGTCGCGTCGGTGGTCGCCTTTCTCGTGCTGTTGCTCATCTTCGACAAGGCCTATCAGCCGCGCTATCTCCTTCCGGCGATTCCCGCGATCGGTGTGCTCGTGGCCGTAGCATTCGACGCCGCGCCGCGGGTTCCGCTGCGAGGTCTGGCCGCCACGGGCGTCGCACTAGTGGTGTTGGTCGGGCCGGTTGCGGCGAGTCGCGCCTATTTCACCGACTACGTGCGGGGCGACTACCGATCGATCACCACGACCATTGAGAATCTCGCGCGGCCCGGGCGTCCCGGCATTGATCAGACCAAGTTCCGCGACGCCGTCGTGCTCGCCGGTCCGTGGCAGGGCTGGTTTTGGCGGCACTACTTCCCCGACTTCCTCGACAAGGTCGATGTCTGGCTCCTCCCCGATGAGGTGCCGCCGGCCGTGGGTCGCCTCGAAGTCGAACGCAAGTTGGGGCAGGCGGCGCGGAACCACAACCGCGTCTGGGTGGTGCTGGCCGGGCTCGAGCAGGCGGATCCCGACAAGCTCACGGAGACGTGGCTCACGCGCCATTTGTGGCAGGCGCGGTCCGAGGTCTACCGCAACGGTGTGCTCCAGCTGTACATGACGCACGTCCACGATTTCGTGAAGCGCAAAGGCCAAGTCAACATCGATGACGACTTCGAGATGGCTGAAATGTGGTTCACCGGCCATCGCAAGGACCAGGGTCCGCGGGAGGCCGGCGACGGCATGCGGTTCAGCATCCGCCTGGAGATGCCGGCGCCGGTTGACTACGACCTGCGGATTCGTGTGTGGGTGGAAGGGCCGACCGGCGCGGTCTATTCGAAGGAGTTCTACGCGCAGAATTTCACCGGCCAACGCACCTCGGCCTGGTCGCCCGGCGAAGTCCACGAAGTCCGAACCGGGCTTTGGATTCCAGCCGAGGCGCCGCCGGGCACTTACCAGACCTTCATGGGCTTTGTGGGACCCGAGGGCGAGGGTCTGCCGGTGTCAGGTGAGTTCGCCCTGCGGACGTATGTTGGGCAAAAGGGCATATGGCTCGGCCGGACGGTCTTTGTGTCGCCGTCCCTCGGTGGGCCGGGTGGAGCCGAATCGGGCTAG
- a CDS encoding flippase, which yields MSLGANGIGLVAVGALLAVAATVYLGLLSARRLTRPTARTRAAEQRRFTRNAITPIAVSLADRALFWVFMVVVLRFIGPEGNGHYAFATNLLAYFAVVVDFGLGTLVTRDVARDATGLERIFRSALALRARLLAVSMPAMVGIALIYWAAGAIDGLALLTTAVLALGLPLTAVNQAYAAIYGAWERMDRRALVVAGTSALTAGLGLLLLAVGLGVVGVALAGLLSSGVTLIAIGRPVGFRLLRRAWRVPRDDLQGLARDALPLMLNSLLATAFIQIDILILQPLHGTAIVGHYNAAFKFLNGLNHLPSAIVLAAFPLMARASADPAELARWFARAWRILATAAAAAVLLLFVFAEPVVETLLGPEYLPQTATALAILIWFLPLSYLNGTLQYVVIASDRQWRLTPVFLVATLINVGLNLALVPIWGFVAAAATTIGSEVVLLAGLGWILRRDRLLGRVVEPGARPVVAAGVAAVAAVLLRDHSWIGAALAAMAAYVGVLTVIGGLRLGAIRDALRRS from the coding sequence ATGAGCCTGGGCGCCAACGGCATAGGACTCGTTGCCGTTGGCGCCCTGCTTGCTGTCGCGGCGACGGTCTACCTGGGGCTTCTGTCCGCGCGGCGCTTGACTCGACCGACCGCGCGCACTCGTGCCGCGGAGCAACGACGGTTTACGCGCAACGCCATCACGCCCATTGCCGTCAGCCTGGCCGACCGGGCGCTGTTCTGGGTGTTCATGGTCGTCGTGCTCCGGTTCATCGGTCCGGAGGGCAACGGCCACTACGCCTTCGCGACGAATCTGCTGGCCTATTTCGCCGTCGTCGTTGACTTCGGTCTCGGCACCCTGGTCACGCGAGACGTGGCCAGGGATGCGACCGGACTGGAGCGCATCTTCCGGTCGGCTCTAGCCCTGCGCGCGCGTCTGTTGGCCGTCAGCATGCCGGCCATGGTCGGCATCGCGCTCATCTATTGGGCCGCCGGCGCCATTGACGGGCTGGCGTTGCTTACCACGGCGGTGCTGGCGCTCGGACTGCCGCTGACGGCGGTGAACCAAGCCTATGCCGCGATCTATGGCGCGTGGGAGCGCATGGACCGTCGCGCGCTCGTGGTGGCCGGGACTTCGGCCTTGACCGCCGGCCTTGGACTGCTTCTGCTTGCCGTCGGTCTTGGAGTCGTGGGGGTTGCGCTCGCGGGGCTGCTCTCGAGCGGCGTCACGCTGATCGCCATCGGACGGCCGGTCGGATTTAGGCTGCTGCGCCGGGCCTGGCGCGTTCCGCGGGACGACCTGCAAGGCCTGGCGCGGGATGCGCTGCCGCTCATGCTCAACAGCCTGCTGGCCACCGCGTTCATCCAGATCGACATTCTCATCCTGCAGCCCCTGCACGGCACGGCGATCGTGGGGCACTACAACGCGGCGTTCAAATTCCTCAATGGGCTCAACCACTTGCCCTCGGCCATCGTGCTGGCCGCCTTCCCGCTCATGGCCCGCGCGTCCGCCGATCCGGCGGAGTTGGCGCGTTGGTTCGCGCGAGCGTGGCGGATCTTGGCGACGGCTGCAGCGGCCGCCGTGTTGCTCCTCTTCGTCTTCGCCGAGCCGGTTGTCGAAACGCTGCTCGGGCCGGAGTACCTGCCGCAAACCGCCACGGCGCTGGCGATCCTGATCTGGTTCCTGCCACTGAGCTACCTGAACGGGACGTTGCAATACGTGGTGATCGCCTCGGACCGCCAGTGGCGGCTCACCCCGGTCTTTCTGGTCGCCACGCTGATAAACGTGGGGCTGAATCTGGCGCTCGTGCCAATCTGGGGATTTGTGGCGGCCGCGGCAACGACGATCGGGAGCGAGGTCGTCCTACTGGCCGGCCTTGGCTGGATTCTGCGCCGGGATCGGCTGCTCGGTCGCGTGGTCGAGCCTGGCGCGCGTCCGGTAGTGGCTGCCGGAGTGGCCGCAGTGGCGGCTGTGCTGCTGCGCGATCATTCGTGGATTGGCGCGGCGCTGGCGGCGATGGCCGCCTACGTCGGGGTGCTGACCGTGATCGGCGGGCTTCGGCTTGGCGCGATTCGCGACGCGCTGCGGCGGTCCTAG
- a CDS encoding NHL repeat-containing protein — protein MIPRPFGRRALLAGLALAPLAGLAARTVSAQDDDDEPLAVTLATIRGVGRDSSPWGVAVDDDGFLFASDSRASRVVRISPDGFELVVLVDEGNAAGSISRPKGVALGPDGLVYVVDGGNRRVQVFTRDGEFHSQWGGQGGGEGQFNAPRGIAVDADGFVYVADGFNDRVQKFGPDGSFVTMWGSRGDEPGEFSTPNGIAVGPSGLVYVADTFRDRIQVFSSSGEFWRFAVTAPAVRNPVGLALDQTERLYVTEEADHRVAVFEPDGALVGRFGSEGVEESEFRFPQGIAVDGDGRIYVADSLNSRVQVFDSPLSQSAPPPEAEDLAVGIALADAASGPLRHSLTDWRVRLDGELLTAGFAAYFGATGGLRRWGYPTSDPWREVPGVISQWFQRGVMDWNLDTFSGKRKVFARPAWDLIGGGLGGAPNLGIEPTVFSDQEGVIVGTWGHRVSNYAIDGSKTGFLDFFEQFGGALAFGAPRTEARVDTGAPGTIIAPGAEPGVIRQYFQNAVFESWPNSGEPVQLRLLGDALRNRKYPDGAWRALPAFHDSEFVRSGEAREFPRVGAAEG, from the coding sequence ATGATTCCCCGCCCCTTCGGTCGACGCGCTCTCCTTGCCGGCCTGGCGCTGGCGCCGCTGGCCGGACTTGCGGCGCGAACGGTGTCCGCGCAGGACGACGACGACGAGCCCTTGGCGGTCACGCTTGCAACCATCCGGGGCGTGGGCCGCGATTCCTCGCCGTGGGGCGTCGCCGTCGATGACGACGGATTCCTCTTCGCGTCGGACTCACGCGCGAGCCGCGTGGTCCGAATATCTCCGGACGGCTTCGAGCTGGTGGTTCTCGTCGACGAGGGAAACGCCGCCGGGTCAATCTCCCGTCCCAAGGGCGTCGCGCTCGGTCCCGACGGTCTGGTGTACGTGGTCGACGGCGGCAATCGACGCGTTCAGGTCTTCACGCGGGATGGGGAGTTTCACAGCCAATGGGGCGGTCAAGGTGGCGGTGAGGGCCAATTCAACGCGCCGCGCGGGATCGCGGTCGACGCCGACGGCTTCGTCTACGTCGCCGATGGCTTCAACGACCGCGTCCAGAAATTTGGGCCGGACGGCTCGTTCGTGACCATGTGGGGCAGCCGCGGCGACGAGCCGGGAGAGTTCAGCACGCCCAACGGCATCGCCGTCGGCCCTTCGGGCCTGGTGTACGTCGCCGACACGTTTCGCGATCGGATCCAAGTATTCAGTTCGTCCGGAGAGTTCTGGCGATTTGCCGTGACCGCGCCGGCGGTTCGCAATCCCGTTGGCCTGGCGCTCGATCAGACGGAGCGGCTGTACGTCACCGAAGAGGCCGATCACCGGGTGGCGGTATTCGAGCCCGACGGCGCGCTCGTGGGTCGATTTGGCAGCGAAGGCGTCGAGGAGAGCGAGTTTCGATTTCCGCAGGGCATCGCCGTCGATGGCGACGGCCGCATTTACGTCGCCGACAGCCTCAACAGCCGCGTGCAAGTGTTTGACTCGCCGCTCAGCCAATCGGCGCCACCGCCGGAAGCCGAGGATCTGGCGGTGGGGATCGCGCTGGCCGACGCGGCGTCCGGGCCGCTGCGCCACAGCCTGACCGACTGGCGCGTGCGGCTGGACGGCGAGCTGCTGACGGCGGGCTTCGCCGCCTACTTCGGCGCCACGGGCGGCCTGCGGCGGTGGGGCTATCCGACGTCCGATCCTTGGCGCGAGGTGCCCGGCGTCATTTCACAGTGGTTCCAGCGCGGCGTGATGGACTGGAACCTCGACACCTTTTCCGGCAAGCGGAAAGTGTTCGCCCGCCCCGCGTGGGACCTCATCGGCGGCGGCCTGGGCGGCGCGCCGAATCTTGGGATCGAACCCACCGTGTTCTCGGACCAGGAGGGTGTGATCGTCGGCACCTGGGGGCATCGGGTGTCGAACTATGCGATCGACGGCAGCAAGACGGGATTCCTCGACTTCTTCGAGCAATTCGGCGGTGCGTTGGCGTTTGGAGCTCCACGCACCGAGGCGCGCGTGGACACCGGCGCGCCCGGCACGATCATCGCGCCCGGCGCCGAGCCGGGAGTGATCCGGCAGTACTTTCAGAATGCCGTCTTCGAGAGTTGGCCCAATTCGGGAGAGCCGGTGCAGCTCCGACTGCTTGGCGATGCCCTGCGAAATCGCAAGTACCCCGACGGTGCGTGGCGGGCGTTGCCGGCCTTTCACGATTCCGAGTTCGTGCGCAGCGGTGAGGCCCGCGAGTTTCCGCGAGTCGGCGCCGCCGAAGGCTAG
- a CDS encoding LCP family protein, whose amino-acid sequence MPGVEQRVTFLLLGIDQADSFEGNTDVIMLVSLDPESGSALVLSIPRDLCLDACDTHSSRVNEIFKRQGMQPLQATLHNITGLPIDYFLLVNFYGVERIIDALGGVNVWSPREFDERFVYLDTDEEIRLVLEPGSNTLNGREAVAYGRSRKYDPGGDFARICRQQQVMRGLREQALSPALIVNIPAVLEELGGAFRTDFPLEQLPALAELALRTPAQRVHSFAVHSRGGELLQWFTGEDGAFLLRPDLVAIRDFVADAFARSLETPTNAAGEPVFIADNCEAYYPS is encoded by the coding sequence TTGCCCGGAGTCGAGCAGCGCGTCACGTTCCTGCTGTTGGGCATCGACCAGGCAGACTCGTTTGAGGGCAACACGGACGTCATCATGCTGGTCAGCCTGGACCCCGAGAGCGGCTCGGCCTTGGTGCTCTCGATTCCGCGCGATCTTTGTCTGGACGCGTGCGACACGCATTCCTCCCGGGTGAACGAGATCTTCAAGCGCCAGGGCATGCAGCCGCTGCAAGCGACCCTTCACAACATCACCGGCCTTCCCATCGACTACTTCCTGCTGGTGAACTTCTACGGCGTGGAACGCATCATCGATGCGCTGGGCGGCGTGAACGTCTGGTCGCCGCGCGAGTTTGACGAGCGGTTCGTCTACCTGGACACCGACGAGGAGATTCGCCTGGTCCTGGAGCCGGGCTCGAACACGCTCAACGGTCGCGAGGCCGTAGCCTATGGCCGCTCGCGCAAGTACGACCCGGGGGGCGACTTTGCCCGCATTTGCCGCCAGCAGCAGGTGATGCGCGGCCTGCGGGAGCAGGCCTTGTCACCGGCGCTGATCGTGAACATCCCCGCCGTGCTCGAGGAGCTCGGCGGCGCGTTCCGCACCGACTTTCCGCTGGAGCAGCTCCCAGCGCTGGCCGAATTGGCGCTGCGGACCCCCGCGCAGCGGGTGCATTCGTTCGCCGTCCACAGCCGCGGCGGCGAGCTGCTGCAGTGGTTCACCGGCGAGGACGGCGCGTTTCTCCTGCGTCCGGACCTGGTCGCGATTCGCGACTTCGTGGCCGACGCCTTCGCGCGATCGTTGGAAACCCCGACGAACGCCGCCGGCGAGCCCGTCTTCATCGCCGACAACTGCGAGGCCTACTACCCAAGCTAG
- a CDS encoding A/G-specific adenine glycosylase, producing MTSHLEINHRFRAAFQDRLIRWYRAHRRDLPWRETRDAYHVAVSELLLQQTQASRVAPVYREFVRRYPTIEDLHLAPADEVSALTDPLGYHIRGKWLKAMAAVIVTDHAGRMPDSLEGLRRLPGLGPYAAAAVHTFGNRKRAPLVDTNIARVYTRAVGLPSKGSTYRDSRRLAELAEALTPARRFYDYGQGLMDLGATVCTARAPDCPRCPLRKLCRDLTGGPPVAVWRVDGVSVAAERTAGYRVGSRATPRRKVSTDA from the coding sequence GTGACTAGCCATCTGGAAATCAACCACCGATTTCGGGCGGCGTTTCAGGACCGCCTGATCCGCTGGTACCGCGCGCATCGACGTGACCTGCCGTGGCGTGAAACCCGCGACGCGTATCACGTGGCGGTGTCCGAGCTGCTGCTCCAGCAAACCCAGGCGTCTCGGGTGGCGCCGGTATACCGTGAGTTCGTGCGCCGCTACCCGACGATCGAGGACCTTCATCTCGCGCCTGCCGACGAGGTCAGCGCGCTGACCGATCCGCTGGGCTATCACATTCGAGGCAAGTGGCTGAAGGCCATGGCGGCGGTCATCGTCACGGACCACGCGGGCCGCATGCCGGACTCGCTCGAAGGCCTGCGACGCCTTCCCGGCCTCGGTCCCTACGCCGCGGCTGCCGTGCACACCTTCGGCAACCGCAAGCGCGCGCCGCTGGTGGATACCAACATCGCGCGGGTCTATACCCGGGCCGTCGGGCTGCCGTCCAAGGGCTCCACGTACCGCGATTCGCGCAGGCTCGCGGAGCTTGCCGAGGCGCTGACGCCGGCCCGGCGCTTCTACGACTACGGGCAGGGGCTCATGGATCTCGGCGCCACTGTCTGCACCGCACGAGCGCCAGACTGCCCCCGATGCCCATTGCGCAAGCTCTGTCGTGACCTTACGGGCGGACCTCCCGTGGCGGTGTGGCGCGTGGACGGCGTGTCCGTGGCCGCCGAGCGCACGGCGGGCTATCGCGTCGGATCGCGGGCTACGCCCCGTCGCAAGGTATCGACCGACGCGTGA